DNA sequence from the Cupriavidus oxalaticus genome:
CGGGGCGCTGGCAGGAGGACGCACTACAGCGGACATTTGCCCGACATCTGCCTGACATCTGCCAGCCAGCGCAAGCGGGACAACAAAAAAGGCAGGAGCCAGGGCTCCTGCCTTTTCTGCTTGCAGTGCTTCACGCGGCGCCGCGGCGCGGCACCGCTGCAACAGGTTTTAGACCTGCTCGCCCAGCACCGACACAGTCACGTCGACCACGACGTCGGTGTGCAGCGCGACGCTGATCGGGTGGTCGCCCACCATCTTCAGCGGGCCGTTCGGCAGGCGAACCTGAGCCTTCTCGACCTTGAAGCCCTGGCCTTCCAGTGCCACGGCGACGTCGGCGTTGGTGACCGAGCCGAACAGACGGCCGTCCACACCCGACTTCTGGCTGATCTGGACGGTCAGGCCGTTCAGCTTCTCGCCTTCGGCTTGCGCGGCGGCCAGCTTCTCGGCAGCGGCCTTTTCCAGCTCGGCGCGCTTGACTTCGAACTCGCCGATCGCGGTTTGCGTGGCGCGGCGCGCCTTTTTCGACGGGATCAGGAAGTTACGTGCGTAACCGTCCTTCACCTTGACGATGTCACCCAGGTTGCCCAGGTTGATGACTTTTTCCAGCAGAATGACTTGCATCGTATTTTCTCCGTTACGGACCTAGGGCCTATCAGTTCTTGTGCAGGTCGGTGTACGGCATCAGCGCGAGGAAACGCGCGCGCTTGATGGCCGTATCCAGCTGACGCTGATAGTGGGCCTTGGTACCGGTCAGGCGGGCCGGCGTGATCTTGCCGTTGTCGCCGATGAAGTCCTTCAGGGTGTCCAGATCCTTGTAGTCGATCTGTTCCACGCCAGCCACGGTGAAGCGGCAGAAGCGCTTGCGCTTGAACAGCGGGTTCTGTTGCTGGAAGCGCTTCTTGTTCTTGTTGTCACGTTTGACGAATGCCATGATTCAATCCTTTACGAATGCTTTACATCCGGTGATGTGAAAGACGAGAGCCTTGCTGTTGCGGTGCTTGCGGGCGAGGAATCCTTCGCAGTCGAGCAGCGTGCCGAGCGGGAGCCGCTCAAGCCGCTGGCCAACCGGCCCGATCCCCATCGCTGCGATGGCAAACTCGACCTGCCGCGGCGTTTCCGCCTCGACCGCCTCGCCGCTGTACTGCAGGATGCAGTTCACGACGGGCACCCCGGCCGGGGTATAGCGCAGGGCGTCGCGTTCCGCCAACGTGGCGGCAAGCCGAAGCTGGTTCAACGCGGGGCCTCTTGCTGTTTGCCATCGGTGCCGCCCTGGCCGACGCTGTCAGCCGTGGCTCGCACCGCAGTCCGCACTCAGGCGGGCTGGCCTTCGGTGGTCGTTTGCGCAGCCTTGCGGGCTTCTTCGCGCTGCACTTCCTTCATCATCGGCGAAGGAGCGGTCTCGGCCTTCTTGGTCTGCACGATCAGGTGGCGCAGGACGGCGTCGTTGAACTTGAACGCGTGTTCCAGTTCAGCCAGGGTGTCCTTGCCGCATTCGATGTTCAGGCAAACGTAGTGAGCCTTGGCCAGCTTCTGGATCATGTAGGCCATCTGGCGACGGCCCCAGTCTTCCACGCGGTGAACGTTGCCGTTCTGCGAGGTCACGAGCTGCTTGTAGCGCTCGATCATGGCCGGCACTTGTTCGCTCTGGTCCGGGTGGACGATGAAGACGATTTCGTAATGACGCATTGACGCTCCTTTTGGGATTAGCCACCCGGGCGTCACGAGTCCGGTGTGGCAAGGTTGAATAGCCGTAAATTATAGCCCGGCGCCGGTCCGCCGTGCAAGCAGCAAGCCTGCCTCAGGCTTGGGCAAACGCTGCCTGCAGGCGCAAGGGGTCCCGCGCCAGCGCAGGATCCGCCGCAAGCGCCAGTGCCAGCAGCACCCTCGCCTTGTATGGGTTCAGGTCCGCGGCAGAGACAAAAACGCCATCGGACGGGCTGGGGTGCGCCGGAATCGCCACATGGCCTGCCCCGGTGCGTGAACTG
Encoded proteins:
- the rplI gene encoding 50S ribosomal protein L9, which encodes MQVILLEKVINLGNLGDIVKVKDGYARNFLIPSKKARRATQTAIGEFEVKRAELEKAAAEKLAAAQAEGEKLNGLTVQISQKSGVDGRLFGSVTNADVAVALEGQGFKVEKAQVRLPNGPLKMVGDHPISVALHTDVVVDVTVSVLGEQV
- the rpsF gene encoding 30S ribosomal protein S6 — encoded protein: MRHYEIVFIVHPDQSEQVPAMIERYKQLVTSQNGNVHRVEDWGRRQMAYMIQKLAKAHYVCLNIECGKDTLAELEHAFKFNDAVLRHLIVQTKKAETAPSPMMKEVQREEARKAAQTTTEGQPA
- the rpsR gene encoding 30S ribosomal protein S18 → MAFVKRDNKNKKRFQQQNPLFKRKRFCRFTVAGVEQIDYKDLDTLKDFIGDNGKITPARLTGTKAHYQRQLDTAIKRARFLALMPYTDLHKN
- the priB gene encoding primosomal replication protein N codes for the protein MNQLRLAATLAERDALRYTPAGVPVVNCILQYSGEAVEAETPRQVEFAIAAMGIGPVGQRLERLPLGTLLDCEGFLARKHRNSKALVFHITGCKAFVKD